From the Periophthalmus magnuspinnatus isolate fPerMag1 chromosome 1, fPerMag1.2.pri, whole genome shotgun sequence genome, one window contains:
- the LOC117371502 gene encoding nucleosome-remodeling factor subunit BPTF-like isoform X4 yields MREGSPGPVRGSRGSRTRGMRGRGRGRGRARGRGRGGAGGGSADLDTDVSGRDNFNSSRGRRKVGAHSAASRSRGSRGRARGSRGGRGTRGGVRRPQTKVVYDDNSEDEEDYFSYRSDEDELLNDNPSSDLEEEEALGNDSDYLEELPDEDDASYCTESSFRSHSTHGSTPGRRRSRPVRPRSPILEAKDVPSLGLPKSSEDLLVPSSHLLDIIGVYEVLRNFGSVLRLSPFRLEDFCAALASQEQCTLLAETHISLLKAILREEDTSNTTFGPADVKDSVNSTLYFVDGMTWPEVVRSYCDSDPEYRHILPFLDNEEYPYEPLESKIKVLQFLVDQFLATNIAREELMSEGVVAYDDHCRVCHRLGDLLCCETCSAVYHLECVKPPLQEVPEDEWQCEVCVAHKVSGVADCIPEVQKTKPFIRQLPIGFDRHHRKYWFLDRRVVVEEDSEQDKTIWYYSSKVQLAELIDCLDKDYWEADLYAAIEEIRDEVHAHMDITEDLTNKARGSNKCYLTAANEEILEKLRLKKEEEMEEVKRRAADEALRARLEQEKKDVNVEHDDPEPEDGRLAGDLKEETREEQISGDQTKPDSEDINSSKTGETPSHLLSTTVTGEGIPSLTQPSHPGEDNSNSSADLQPRVPEPPDLADKSSQSSLASFDEAGESKDVKGDGTPSGSKKSSATRMVTRLRNPDSKLSQLKSQQVLVVNAQGDITRISTRSSKEVVMKGTLSQFFKLGQEGKYRVYHNQYSSNALSLNKHQHREDHDKRRHLSHKFCMTPAGEFKWNGSIHGFKGLTISTLRLTIIQLENNVPSPFMHPNWASHRTNWIKAVQMCSKAREFALALAILECAIKPVALLPIWKDSLGHTRLNRMTSMEREEKEKVKKREKKLEDEETLQQATWVKYTFPIKHQVWKQKGEEYRVTGYGGWSWISRTYVHRLLTRLPGNTNPNYRKELEDAKMGKKCTLLDLSHRPSITATEDQEKNSPTSELVAAISTEDLDSKEKSEDRLQDVKSEAEKSEGIVSDNSTTKMEVEPPCSLLNECQGSSDGNVKDQVAVKEESMDSLERPFNYDVVDVSKGFLTRVAYKKKVKVSKLDSLLERRVKQHNIEEQQRGQESGSKPQTPAALSSTPAPSVSTPVRPRSPLKPHTIAQTLASGKHLEDGKTAIQNTTLQVDNDETVSPEDAVSSPVLDSAPADGCRIDGDSTSNQRLLQNPESDSVERTMDSKQTNREISEEIKALEIQECNVNSESEGVKHQSVSSLRVLAQKCIEKSSAPKSSQQFGSEPNGKDSEELLEKDSPKEICTPDPASPLPQLNGDDGLGGESNSELCPNNGMYNLEPKVNSIEKYDEENRLVGLLKDDIQSNHVLNGDLGPIDGNSTVETENKMFDPDYSPPVKITRLESSTDALGTSNQSTIENACTPSVKIIRMPPSPIPSAEESSLSDDFTEDNNSNGEMAEPLKTLFTQVTTTSTTTVVSSTTTITGSNLNQITSTNSSRVSSLTTTTKTTVTKTPGQSEVVTKEEHTSVSASLSKSKTDSSGETSELSVTMSQEDWSSTKGRVRLLKFSRTKKTRSDTALPSYRKFVTKSNRKSIFVLPFDDLKVLARRGGFREVQLFSYNAKPAPDIWPYPSPRPTFGITWRYRLQTVRSMAGVSLMLRLLWASLRWDDMAVKPSAAVGTTRTEQSDTEITTTEIIKRRDVGPYGIRSEYCIRKIICPLGVPDTPKETHTPQRKGLRSSALRPKKPEPAKQTGPVVIETWVAEEELDLWEIRAFSERVEKEKAQAAEQAKKRLEQKPGTVTVTPSGTPSTPATTPKVIVGAVSGQGTPNAKVVLSTKMAGNVTFQQGKNFQQSFATWVKQGQTTQGTDTSVTVSGGQTFQITGTSSGAKVVSTKLPLPANSKIVTVNVPGSQGGVVQQKVLSIIPSSTAGSAQTYTTLQPRGTALSIRPNTPGSQQQVLTAGGQIRPGMTVIRTPIQQSGAMGKTVIRTPLVVQQGQGGQQVVTQIIRGQAVSTAVSGVSAVATVAGQGPASPTSGQTAGQTPPGTPRAQGPVKLSLAQLAQLTQKQQQPGAGVERQAGVGGTQPLTVMVQGQGQTTGQLQVIPSGVTVIPGPGQQLMQATLPNGQMQRFLFTPIVSGVAPTPSTGNPTKTPAQPAHQAAAPVQASASPLTTASTPSAATPQGQVPPQMPIQSPTSLQIKTQGGTTQLQLQQTSQLINVSGLQQQVQVLAQLQAQQGGGALPQHFKLQLPIQIQQTGTTSAQGGQIGNVVTIQAASVQEQLQRIQQLREQQQQKKRQAAEAKREQALNAVNQNDIIQKQVVMKQNAVIEHLKQKKTMTPAEREENQRMIVCNQVMKFILDRIDKDERQAAKKKKKEEVVEAKRRLANASKLSTLLYRHKESLKMEILKKRALLDKELQLEAQEELKKDLLRMQREKEKAHAAAQQAARAAAAAQQQALAQHHLSTPSAAHKRKRDEDRDSKSKKKKMISTTSTKENKKDIKLYCVCKTPYDETKFYIGCDLCTNWYHGDCVGITEKEAKKMDDYICVECKRGQESSTQELFCICQTPYDESQFYIGCDRCQNWYHGRCVGILQSEANHIDEYVCPQCQSTEDAMTVFTPLTDKDYEGLRRILRSLQAHKMAWPFLEPVDTNDAPDYYRVIKEPMDLSTMEVKLQKHEYIKLTEFVADMTKIFDNCRYYNPSDSPFYQCAEILETFFVQKLKGFKASRSHNNKLPSAVS; encoded by the exons CCACAGCGCGGCATCGCggagcagaggcagcagagggagagCCAGGGGGTCGAGAGGCGGCCGCGGCACCAGAGGAGGCGTGAGGCGGCCTCAGACCAAGGTGGTCTACGACGATAACAGCGAGGATGAGGAGGATTATTTCAGCTACAGATCTGACGAAGACGAGCTCTTGAACGACAACCCGTCTTCTGatctggaggaagaggaggcctTAGGAAACGACTCGGACTATCTGGAGGAGCTACCAGATGAGGATGATGCCAGCTACTGCACCGAGAGCAGCTTCAGGAGCCACAGCACACATGGAAGCACCCCAG GACGCAGAAGAAGCAGGCCTGTGCGACCAAGATCTCCAATATTGGAAGCAAAGGATGTTCCTTCCCTGGGTCTTCCTAAGTCCTCTGAAGACCTCCTGGTCCCTTCGTCACACCTGCTCGATATCATTGGTGTTTATGAGGTTTTGCGTAATTTTGGCTCTGTGTTGCGTCTCTCTCCATTCCGCCTGGAGGACTTCTGTGCAGCGCTGGCCAGCCAGGAGCAGTGCACGCTGCTTGCAGAGACCCACATCTCACTGCTCAAAGCCATTCTCCGAGAGGAGGACACGTCTAACACCACTTTTGGTCCTGCTGACGTGAAGGACTCTGTCAACTCCACACTGTATTTTGTGGATGGCATGACATGGCCAGAGGTTGTGCGTTCCTACTGTGACAGTGATCCAGAGTACAGGCACATTCTGCCTTTCCTAGACAATGAGGAGTATCCGTACGAGCCACTGGAAAGTAAAATTAAAGTTCTCCAGTTTTTAGTGGACCAGTTTTTGGCAACCAACATTGCTCGTGAGGAGCTCATGTCTGAGGGTGTTGTGGCATACGATGATCATTGCAGAGTGTGCCATCGTCTGGGCGACCTGCTTTGCTGTGAGACTTGTTCAGCTGTGTACCACCTGGAGTGTGTGAAGCCTCCGCTGCAGGAGGTGCCAGAGGACGAATGGCAGTGCGAGGTCTGTGTGGCCCATAAAGTGTCCGGTGTGGCAGACTGCATCCCTGAGGTGCAGAAGACCAAACCATTCATCCGACAACTACCAATTGGTTTTGATCGGCATCATCGAAAATATTGGTTCTTGGATCGGCGAGTTGTTGT agaggaggacagtgaGCAAGACAAAACAATCTGGTACTACAGCTCCAAG GTCCAGCTGGCTGAACTCATCGACTGCCTAGATAAGGATTACTGGGAGGCGGACTTGTATGCTGCCATTGAGGAGATCCGAGATGAGGTTCATGCACACATGGACATCACAGAGGACTTGACCAACAAAGCCCGTGGCAGCAACAAGTGTTACCTCACTGCTGCCAACG AGGAGATCCTGGAGAAGCTGCGGttaaagaaagaggaggagatggaggaggtgaagaggcgAGCAGCAGACGAGGCCCTGAGAGCACGGCTGGAGCAGGAAAAGAAAGATGTGAATGTAGAGCATGACGACCCAGAGCCTGAGGACGGTCGACTGGCGGGGGACCTGAAGgaggagaccagagaggagcagataagcggagaccagaccaaaccagactCTGAGGACATTAACAGCTCAAAAACTGGAG AAACCCCATCACATCTCCTGTCCACAACTGTCACTGGAGAGGGCATCCCCAGCCTCACCCAGCCCTCGCACCCCGGAGAGgacaacagcaacagcagcgCAGATCTACAACCCAGGGTCCCAGAACCCCCAGATCTAGCAGACAAGTCATCTCAATCCTCTTTGGCCAGCTTTGATGAAGCAG gggAAAGTAAAGACGTGAAAGGAGATGGCACACCTTCAGGAAGTAAGAAGTCTTCAGCCACTCGTATGGTGACCCGGCTGAGGAATCCAGACAGCAAACTCAGTCAGCTAAAAAGTCAACAG GTACTTGTTGTGAACGCACAAGGGGACATCACCCGGATCAGCACACGGAGCAGCAAAGAGGTGGTGATGAAGGGGACCCTCAGCCAGTTCTTCAAACTTGGTCAAGAGGGCAAATATCGGGTCTACCATAACCAGTACAGCTCCAATGCACTTTCTTTAAACAAGCACCAGCACAGAGAG GACCATGACAAGAGACGGCATCTGTCCCACAAGTTTTGCATGACTCCTGCGGGGGAATTTAAATGGAACGGGTCTATCCATGGCTTTAAGGGTCTGACTATTTCCACTCTGAGGCTCACCATCATTCAACTGGAAAACAATGTCCCTTCTCCATTCATGCATCCCAACTGGGCCTCACATAG AACCAACTGGATCAAAGCGGTTCAGATGTGCAGCAAGGCACGAGAGTTTGCGCTGGCTTTGGCAATTTTGGAGTGCGCCATCAAACCTGTGGCTTTACTGCCTATTTGGAAGGACTCACTGGGCCACACCAG GCTGAATCGCATGACGTCCATGGAAcgagaggagaaggaaaaagtaaagaaaagggAGAAGAAACTGGAAGATGAAGAAACACTGCAACAGGCCACTTGGGTCAAATACACTTTCCCAATCAAACATCAG GTGTGGAAACAGAAGGGAGAGGAGTACCGTGTTACTGGTTATGGAGGATGGAGTTGGATCAGTCGGACATATGTGCATCGCTTGCTTACCAGACTTCCTGGAAACACCAACCCCAACTACAGAAAGGAGCTTGAAG ATGCCAAAATGGGAAAGAAGTGCACATTACTTGATTTGAGTCATCGACCAAGTATAACTGCCACTGAAGATCAGGAAAAAAACAGTCCCACATCTGAACTGGTCGCTGCAATCTCCACCGAAGACTTGGATTCAAAAGAGAAATCTGAAGACCGATTACAAGATGTCAAAAGTGaagctgaaaagtctgaggggatTGTGTCAGACAATTCCACAACAAAAATGGAGGTCGAGCCCCCATGTTCCCTTTTGAATGAATGCCAAG GCTCCAGTGATGGTAATGTGAAGGACCAAGTCGCTGTGAAGGAGGAGTCTATGGATTCATTGGAGAGACCGTTCAATTATGACGTAGTGGACGTCAGTAAAGGGTTTCTGACACGGGTCGCCTACAAGAAGAAAGTAAAGGTGTCTAAACTAGACTCTCTGCTGGAGCGCCGGGTGAAACAGCACAATATTGAAGAGCAACAAAGAGGACAAGAGTCTGGATCCAAACCCCAAACTCCGGCAGCACTGTCCTCAACCCCGGCACCTTCTGTGAGCACCCCCGTCCGACCACGCTCTCCACTCAAGCCCCACACTATAGCACAGACTCTGGCTTCAGGAAAACATCTGGAGGACGGAAAAACtgcaatacaaaacacaactttacaaGTTGATAATGATGAGACTGTGAGCCCAGAGGACGCAGTCTCTTCTCCTGTGTTGGACTCCGCACCTGCTGATGGGTGCAGAATAGATGGAGATTCAACATCAAATCAAAGGCTATTACAGAATCCAGAGTCGGACTCTGTAGAAAGGACTATGgactcaaaacaaacaaatagagAAATTTCAGAAGAAATTAAAGCACTTGAAATACAAGAATGTAATGTTAACTCTGAATCTGAGGGTGTAAAACATCAATCTGTTAGTAGTTTAAGGGTTCTTGCCCAAAAGTGCATAGAAAAATCATCAGCCCCCAAATCTTCACAGCAATTTGGCTCAGAGCCTAATGGTAAAGACTCAGAGGAGCTGTTAGAAAAGGACAGCCCAAAAGAGATTTGTACCCCTGATCCTGCCTCTCCGCTGCCTCAGTTGAATGGTGACGATGGATTAGGAGGTGAAAGTAATTCAGAATTGTGTCCAAATAATGGGATGTACAATCTGGAGCCTAAAGTGAACAGCATAGAAAAATATGATGAAGAAAATAGGCTTGTTGGCTTGTTAAAAGATGACATCCAGTCTAATCATGTGTTAAATGGAGATTTAGGTCCTATAGACGGGAACTCTACGGTTgagactgaaaataaaatgtttgacccaGACTATAGCCCTCCAGTTAAAATCACCCGACTGGAAAGCAGTACAGATGCACTTGGCACTAGTAATCAAAGCACTATTGAAAACGCCTGCACACCATCGGTAAAAATCATCCGAATGCCCCCCTCTCCCATACCATCAGCTGAGGAGTCCAGTCTAAGTGACGACTTTACAGAGGACAACAATAGCAACGGCGAGATGGCAGAACCGCTAAAGACTTTGTTCACACAGGTGACCACCACATCCACAACCACAGTGGTCTCTTCTACTACCACTATCACGGGATCAAATTTAAACCAAATCACTTCAACAAACAGCAGCAGAGTGTCGTCCCTCACTACCACGACCAAGACGACTGTCACCAAAACGCCCGGGCAGTCTGAGGTGGTCACTAAAGAAGAGCATACATCAGTGTCTGCTTCTCTGTCTAAATCCAAAACTGATTCTAGTGGTGAAACGTCAGAGTTGTCAGTGACAATGAGTCAAGAAGATTGGTCATCCACAAAAGGTCGTGTCCGACTTCTCAAATTCTCCCGCACCAAAAAGACTCGCTCTGATACTGCGCTGCCCTCATACCGCAAGTTTGTCACCAAAAGTAACCGCAAGAGTATTTTTGTGCTGCCATTTGATGACCTGAAAGTGCTGGCAAGACGGGGAGGATTTCGTGAGGTGCAACTGTTCAGCTACAACGCCAAACCAGCTCCAGACATTTGGCCATACCCTTCACCCAGGCCTACGTTTGGCATCACTTGGAG ATATCGTCTGCAGACAGTGAGGTCGATGGCAGGTGTTAGCTTGATGCTGAGACTCCTTTGGGCCTCTTTGAGGTGGGATGACATGGCAGTCAAGCCATCTGCAGCAGTGGGCACAACACGCACAG AACAATCTGACACCGAAATCACAACTACGGAGATCATCAAGAGGCGGGATGTGGGACCATATGGCATTCGCTCCGAGTACTGCATCCGTAAAATCATCTGTCCACTCGGAGTGCCCGACACGCCTAAGG AAACCCACACGCCTCAGAGGAAGGGGCTGCGCTCCAGTGCCTTGCGGCCCAAGAAACCAGAGCCGGCCAAGCAGACGGGTCCCGTGGTGATCGAGACCTGGGTGGCTGAGGAGGAGCTCGACCTTTGGGAGATCAGAGCGTTCTCTGAAAG agtTGAGAAGGAGAAGGCTCAAGCGGCGGAGCAGGCCAAG AAGCGCCTGGAGCAGAAGCCCGGCACAGTCACAGTTACTCCATCAGGGACACCCAGCACTCCTGCCACAACACCTAAAGTGATTGTTGGAGCCGTGTCAGGACAGGGCACCCCCAACGCCAAAGTGGTGCTGTCCACAAAGATGGCCGGCAACGTCACATTCCAGCAGGGCAAGAACTTCCAGCAGTCGTTCGCCACCTGGGTCAAGCAAGGTCAAACCACACAAG GGACTGATACCAGCGTGACTGTTTCTGGTGGGCAAACCTTCCAAATAACAGGAACGTCGAGTGGTGCTAAGGTTGTGTCCACCAAGCTTCCACTTCCTGCCAACAGCAAGATTGTGACTGTAAATGTGCCTGGTTCACAAGGAG GAGTGGTTCAGCAGAAGGTGTTGAGCATCATCCCATCCAGTACAGCAGGCAGTGCACAGACTTATACCACTTTGCAGCCTCGGGGCACAGCTCTTAGCATAAGACCAAATACACCAGGGTCCCAGCAGCAG GTCCTTACAGCTGGAGGTCAGATCCGCCCAGGGATGACGGTGATTCGAACCCCAATCCAACAGTCTGGAGCCATGGGAAAGACTGTAATTAGAACACCCCTTGTGGTTCAGCAag GTCAAGGTGGACAACAGGTAGTGACTCAGATCATTCGAGGCCAGGCTGTTTCCACTGCAGTATCTGGTGTGAGTGCTGTAGCTACAGTGGCTGGACAGGGGCCGGCCAGTCCCACCTCAGGACAGACGGCAGGACAAACACCACCCGGGACACCACGAGCCCAAGGCCCAGTCAAACTTAGCCTGGCACAACTCGCACAACTCACACAG aagcagcagcagcctggCGCAGGTGTGGAGCGACAGGCTGGTGTGGGTGGGACCCAGCCCCTCACAGTGATGGTCCAGGGTCAGGGACAGACCACGGGGCAGCTCCAGGTCATTCCTTCAGGGGTCACTGTAATCCCTGGCCCGGGGCAGCAGCTCATGCAGGCTACACTCCCCAATGGCCAGATGCAGCGCTTCCTCTTCACTCCCATAGTCTCAGGTGTTGCACCCACACCAAGCACAG GTAACCCCACAAAAACCCCAGCCCAGCCGGCGCACCAGGCTGCTGCCCCAGTGCAAGCCAGTGCCTCTCCTCTGACCACAGCCAGCACCCCATCAGCAGCCACACCCCAGGGGCAGGTACCCCCACAGATGCCCATTCAATCCCCAACATCACTGCAGATCAAAACCCAGGGAGGCACTACACAGTTACAGCTTCAGCAAACGTCACAGCTCATCAATGTGTCAGGGCTCCAGCAGCAGGTACAG gttttggcCCAGTTGCAGGCTCAACAGGGTGGTGGTGCACTGCCACAGCACTTCAAACTGCAGCTTCCAATCCAGATACAACAGACAGGGACCACATCAGCTCAGGGAGGACAG ATTGGAAATGTGGTGACTATTCAGGCAGCCTCAGTGcaggagcagttacagaggatCCAACAGTTgagagagcagcagcagcagaagaaacGGCAAGCGGCAGAGGCCAAAAGAGAACAGGCCctcaacgctgtcaatcagaaCGACATCATACAGAAGCAG GTGGTGATGAAGCAAAATGCTGTTATTGAACATCTGAAGCAAAAGAAAACCATGACGCCGGCAGAGCGAGAGGAGAATCAGAG AATGATTGTGTGCAACCAGGTAATGAAGTTCATCCTGGACCGTATAGATAAAGATGAAAGACAAGCAgcgaagaagaagaaaaaagaggaggtggtggaggcgAAGAGGAGATTGGCGAATGCCAGTAAACTGTCCACACTCCTGTATCGGCACAAAGAGAGCCTCAAGATGGAGATCCTCAAGAAGCGGGCCCTTCTCGACAAGGAGCTTCAGCTGGAGGCCCAG GAGGAGCTGAAAAAGGACTTGTTGCGGATGCAGCGTGAGAAGGAGAAGGCCCACGCTGCAGCTCAACAGGCCGCTCGGGCCGCAGCCGCCGCCCAGCAGCAGGCTTTGGCCCAGCACCACCTCTCCACCCCCAGCGCCGCACACAAGAGGAAACGTGATGAGGACAGAGACTCGAAgtccaagaagaagaagatgatctCAACTACAAGCACTAAAGAGAACAAGAAGGACATTAAACTCTACTGTGTCTGCAAGACTCCCTACGATGAGACCAA GTTCTATATTGGTTGTGACTTATGTACAAACTGGTATCATGGCGACTGTGTGGGAATCACGGAAAAGGAAGCAAAGAAAATGGACGACTACATTTGTGTTGAGTGTAAACGGGGCCAGGAGAGCAGCACACAGGAGCTGTTCTGCATCTGCCAGACACCTTACGACGAGTCACA GTTCTATATTGGCTGTGATCGTTGTCAAAACTGGTACCACGGTCGCTGTGTGGGAATCCTGCAGAGTGAGGCTAACCACATAGATGAATACGTTTGTCCACAGTGTCAGTCTACAGAGGACGCCATGACTGTTTTTACGCCCCTCACGGACAAGGACTATGAGGGCCTGAGAAGAATACTTCGCTCCTTACAG GCCCATAAAATGGCTTGGCCATTTCTGGAGCCGGTGGACACCAATGATGCCCCAGACTACTACAGGGTTATTAAAGAACCAATGG ATCTTTCCACGATGGAGGTGAAGTTGCAGAAGCATGAGTACATCAAGCTGACGGAGTTTGTAGCCGACATGACCAAAATATTTGACAACTGTCGCTATTACAACCCCAGCGATTCGCCCTTTTACCAGTGTGCTGAGATTCTGGAGACATTCTTTGTCCAAAAGCTCAAAGGATTTAAAGCTAGCAG GTCTCATAACAACAAACTACCATCAGCAGTCTCTTAG